Proteins found in one Mucilaginibacter gracilis genomic segment:
- a CDS encoding porin family protein, with product MKNSEWYKKLWREKLEELPLSKDTDQAWAGMKLILDQQLPVNPTTGNSAGGGKLAKPFISKVVSLLGFALPAAAIICTIAYFVAKPSHNKIKKEKEHVKGLIEHSTKNGLEKITPADSAYSISSDKKQDFPGKTSATDSNANNTELNNAKNSSQLLASTRGSSTIAPTNKNVYGSAKSHNYNNIPQLLTSTPQLSKTSRANNIASNNNSSHRTYYKTQASANMSNKPGLNMSNSSKKPGPDNKTISNDSNIGLKREALTTIEQNTNDVDPFNDKSSSAQSLAGKEKNSVSRTDNRTTGSSGTDSTVNSQNIYAFKEDLNKHFKKNKRVKDKSVKQDKPIKAKGVSIFNRLFSGGSLLGSNNSNGTQLDYGTGFNYGITAGYNTNNIANNFYFGAYASFDIINDHWYLSPEFLINTGRTVSGSYSHPSYFRPDSIPPFSINDSRKIYVLDIPFNLGYRLSKTISLKGGPVFSIPVKQTAILSKVGYAPVPLDTMQHTKAINAALAQTVLTPKFNLGVSVGIGIQIRRFNIEAKYQQSLTPYKVSSDLGSYKFNSHSFLFGIGFQLNKRR from the coding sequence ATGAAAAATTCAGAGTGGTATAAAAAACTTTGGCGGGAAAAGCTGGAAGAACTCCCCCTATCCAAGGACACAGATCAGGCATGGGCTGGGATGAAGCTGATATTAGACCAGCAGCTGCCTGTGAATCCAACGACGGGTAATAGCGCAGGTGGCGGCAAATTAGCTAAACCATTTATTTCCAAGGTCGTTTCCTTATTAGGGTTCGCCTTACCTGCAGCAGCAATTATTTGTACGATTGCCTATTTTGTAGCTAAACCATCCCACAACAAGATCAAGAAAGAGAAAGAACATGTAAAAGGTTTGATTGAACATTCAACTAAGAATGGGCTAGAAAAAATTACGCCTGCCGATAGTGCTTATTCTATAAGCTCTGATAAAAAACAAGACTTTCCAGGCAAAACATCAGCAACAGATAGTAATGCTAACAATACCGAGCTCAATAATGCCAAAAATAGCTCTCAATTATTAGCTTCTACCCGGGGATCAAGCACAATAGCGCCTACTAACAAAAATGTGTATGGCAGTGCGAAAAGCCACAATTACAATAATATACCTCAATTATTGACTTCTACTCCCCAGCTTTCAAAAACAAGCAGGGCGAATAATATAGCCTCAAACAATAATTCATCGCATCGTACTTATTATAAAACGCAGGCAAGCGCAAACATGAGTAATAAGCCGGGTTTAAATATGTCTAATTCAAGTAAGAAACCGGGCCCTGATAATAAAACAATATCAAACGATAGTAATATAGGTTTAAAAAGAGAGGCATTAACGACAATTGAACAAAATACAAACGATGTTGATCCTTTTAACGACAAAAGCTCATCTGCGCAGTCATTAGCTGGTAAAGAGAAAAATTCAGTATCAAGAACCGATAACAGGACGACTGGCTCATCAGGTACTGACAGCACTGTGAATAGCCAAAATATATATGCCTTTAAGGAAGACCTGAACAAACACTTTAAAAAGAATAAGAGGGTTAAGGATAAGAGCGTTAAACAGGATAAGCCTATCAAAGCAAAAGGCGTTTCTATCTTTAATAGGCTTTTTAGTGGCGGCTCCCTTTTAGGCAGCAACAATTCAAACGGCACACAGCTTGATTATGGAACTGGTTTCAATTACGGCATAACAGCAGGATATAACACTAATAATATCGCTAACAATTTTTATTTTGGAGCATATGCCTCTTTTGACATTATTAACGATCATTGGTATTTAAGCCCCGAGTTTTTGATTAACACTGGAAGGACGGTTTCGGGTAGTTATTCTCATCCCAGTTACTTCCGGCCCGATTCCATACCTCCATTTAGCATAAATGACTCCCGGAAAATTTATGTATTGGATATTCCTTTTAATTTAGGGTATAGACTGTCAAAAACCATCAGTCTTAAAGGAGGCCCCGTATTTAGCATACCGGTTAAGCAAACCGCAATCCTTAGCAAAGTTGGATATGCCCCAGTTCCGTTAGATACTATGCAGCACACCAAAGCAATCAACGCAGCATTGGCACAAACAGTTCTTACACCCAAATTCAATTTAGGTGTTTCAGTTGGTATAGGTATTCAAATAAGACGGTTTAATATTGAAGCAAAGTATCAGCAAAGTCTTACCCCTTATAAAGTAAGTTCTGACTTGGGAAGTTATAAATTCAATTCCCATTCCTTCCTGTTTGGAATTGGATTTCAATTAAATAAGAGGCGCTAA
- a CDS encoding RNA polymerase sigma factor translates to MNLFSNKSKLIKGCIANERLAQEGLYKLYYKEMWQLCNRYLKSGELAEEAANLGFLKVFQHINSFDESKGELTGWIKVIMMRTCIDLVRKEIKFNKDVHLANDPGDVFVSPEILEKLYAEDLIKTIRILPVATQMVFNLSVIDGYSHKEIGEKLSITEGTSRWHLAEAKKQLRSILEASAKSDHKPTEKDKQAR, encoded by the coding sequence ATGAACCTATTTTCTAATAAATCCAAGCTAATTAAAGGCTGTATTGCCAATGAACGCTTGGCACAGGAGGGTTTATACAAGCTATATTATAAGGAAATGTGGCAGCTATGTAACCGATATTTAAAATCTGGAGAACTGGCCGAAGAGGCTGCAAATTTAGGTTTTTTAAAGGTGTTCCAGCATATCAATTCGTTCGATGAAAGTAAGGGCGAACTTACCGGTTGGATAAAGGTGATTATGATGAGAACCTGTATTGATCTGGTAAGAAAGGAAATTAAGTTTAACAAGGATGTACATCTTGCAAATGACCCTGGAGATGTTTTTGTTTCTCCGGAAATATTAGAAAAGCTATATGCTGAAGACTTAATTAAAACGATTCGAATTTTACCGGTTGCAACCCAGATGGTTTTCAATTTATCCGTTATTGACGGATATTCGCATAAGGAGATCGGTGAAAAATTAAGTATAACTGAAGGCACATCAAGGTGGCATTTAGCAGAGGCAAAAAAGCAATTACGAAGTATTCTTGAAGCTAGCGCAAAAAGCGATCATAAACCAACTGAAAAAGACAAACAAGCAAGATGA
- a CDS encoding class I SAM-dependent methyltransferase, which produces MFHQESLMFNQESYDRHSEWYNLHYPTEANKVAYYKKVKALSDDTVSKWLQNIFFRCLTPLLVTPSQKWLTVGDAYGFDAQYILSNGGNALATDLNIDFLKVAKDEEIIREYAAENAEKLSFDNDKFDYVLCKESYHHFPRPYAALYEMIRVAKKGIVVIEPQDPVSKMPLLLLLNNLLANYVHLLNKVWKNRFSYEPVGNFVYKVSEREFEKFAAGLNLPLVAFKKINPNFYFQGAADVKTDDKNSKFLLIKIKKKLLDILVSLKILPGQVLATIVFKQFPNDNELKKLKKTGYHLVYIPKNPYL; this is translated from the coding sequence ATGTTCCATCAAGAGAGTTTAATGTTTAATCAAGAGAGTTATGATCGCCATAGCGAGTGGTACAATCTGCACTATCCAACTGAAGCTAATAAGGTTGCTTATTATAAAAAAGTAAAAGCCTTATCGGATGATACTGTTTCCAAGTGGCTTCAAAATATTTTCTTTCGTTGTTTAACCCCTCTATTGGTTACACCATCACAAAAATGGTTAACCGTGGGAGATGCCTACGGATTTGATGCGCAATATATTCTATCAAATGGCGGCAATGCTTTAGCAACTGACCTTAATATTGATTTTTTAAAGGTTGCAAAGGATGAAGAAATTATTAGGGAATATGCTGCTGAAAATGCTGAAAAGCTTTCCTTTGATAATGATAAATTTGATTATGTGCTTTGTAAGGAATCGTATCATCACTTTCCCCGGCCATATGCGGCGTTATATGAAATGATAAGGGTAGCTAAAAAGGGTATTGTGGTCATAGAGCCTCAAGACCCTGTTTCTAAAATGCCATTATTACTGTTGCTCAATAATTTGCTGGCTAACTATGTTCATTTACTTAATAAAGTTTGGAAAAATCGCTTTTCTTATGAGCCTGTAGGTAATTTTGTATATAAGGTATCTGAAAGAGAATTTGAAAAATTTGCAGCGGGATTAAATCTTCCCTTAGTGGCGTTTAAAAAGATCAATCCTAATTTCTATTTTCAGGGCGCTGCCGACGTGAAAACAGACGATAAAAACAGCAAGTTTCTATTAATAAAAATCAAAAAAAAGCTATTGGATATTTTAGTCAGCTTAAAAATACTCCCTGGTCAGGTACTGGCTACCATCGTTTTTAAACAATTTCCTAATGATAATGAACTTAAAAAGCTAAAAAAAACCGGCTATCATTTAGTTTATATTCCTAAAAATCCTTATTTATAA
- a CDS encoding DUF4932 domain-containing protein, which produces MKKIFLSLWFLTSTTLLFAQDGNVNFTPRFQQKNKGKYKIEINEVKELIHIMIAITKFGLGNDDMIQQKGAYYQYVLRQFKPYQNEPVIATFDSLLKQSPLNYVFLTGNAISYNFSQKKLVPDEIFILPADEVSTQKITVNPITTYKAGIEHFAEISGFRTFFATHKNFYKELVTDYEKNGYLKKQWKWLEKNFNTKIANYQILCSPLINGLNYTFDYGDSNFKMIQMVLPPLDHNEQWSPAFTEAMNTKGMFTEIDHNYVRKPSNDHEMEINAALKERKKWVDTTYGTEYYQNPVKVFNEYMTFGVFILYCEDIFKNDTQTLRMIYKDVNEVMSKQRGFIKMPLFNDYLTSLRKRYPNRKIDDLYPELLQWCAAQ; this is translated from the coding sequence ATGAAAAAAATCTTCTTATCACTTTGGTTTTTAACAAGTACAACGCTCCTATTTGCACAAGATGGCAATGTCAATTTCACCCCACGCTTTCAACAAAAAAATAAAGGAAAATATAAGATAGAGATCAACGAAGTGAAGGAACTGATCCATATCATGATCGCCATCACTAAATTCGGGCTTGGCAATGATGATATGATCCAGCAAAAAGGGGCGTATTACCAGTATGTCCTCCGGCAATTCAAGCCCTATCAAAATGAACCTGTCATAGCCACTTTCGATTCGCTTCTTAAACAAAGCCCGCTTAACTATGTTTTCTTGACGGGTAACGCCATCTCTTATAACTTTAGTCAGAAGAAGTTAGTGCCCGATGAAATCTTTATTCTGCCTGCCGATGAGGTCAGTACCCAGAAAATAACAGTCAACCCTATTACAACTTATAAAGCCGGAATTGAGCATTTTGCTGAGATATCGGGCTTTCGGACATTCTTCGCCACGCATAAAAACTTCTACAAAGAACTTGTCACGGATTATGAAAAAAATGGCTATCTCAAAAAACAATGGAAATGGCTGGAGAAAAATTTCAACACCAAAATAGCGAACTACCAGATACTTTGCTCTCCGCTGATCAACGGTCTGAACTATACCTTTGATTATGGTGACAGCAATTTCAAAATGATACAGATGGTACTTCCGCCGCTCGATCATAATGAACAATGGTCGCCGGCTTTTACAGAGGCGATGAATACCAAAGGTATGTTTACCGAGATTGACCACAATTATGTACGTAAACCTTCTAATGATCATGAAATGGAGATAAACGCGGCATTGAAAGAACGCAAAAAATGGGTGGATACGACCTATGGAACAGAATATTACCAGAACCCAGTTAAGGTATTCAATGAATATATGACCTTTGGTGTTTTTATCCTGTACTGTGAGGATATTTTTAAGAACGATACTCAAACGCTGAGGATGATTTATAAAGATGTAAACGAAGTGATGAGCAAACAACGGGGATTTATAAAAATGCCACTGTTCAATGATTATTTGACTAGTCTTCGTAAAAGATATCCTAATAGAAAAATTGATGATCTATATCCTGAGCTGCTCCAATGGTGTGCGGCCCAGTAA
- a CDS encoding pepsin/retropepsin-like aspartic protease family protein produces MKNILTLSLVLISFCGFSQNNLPVIRATSNQAKIFEPNNVASNWSINPKLKPDIHSTGKLAYPGTVKFKTDIDSISFKIAPGKYKDFIVLLNGKDSCFTRIQSTQVKDFSKISVEIHDTIPFFINQFNTNFLPVVLNGTDSLLLNFDSGATEICITTDALKSKVKSRPQLYNNAYDIQIGNQTFKSKIYDISIAGNEVDGLLGWNLFDGMIVELDYDHNRMIVHSKMPRQIAHDTQYAKFNITYIKNKPFIESEISQGGTINKSLFFFDLGYQRAVMLDNDALTGAQFPTNKMRLIKKVIMHGTRGNEVPVITSNLESLKIGEFQLKNVPAQIMTQGKPMPGVNVHYLGSDVLKRFNTVLDFQKNVVYLKPNHLYDIEYADQEKRGG; encoded by the coding sequence ATGAAAAATATTTTGACCTTATCGTTAGTCTTGATCTCGTTTTGCGGCTTCTCTCAAAATAACTTACCGGTTATCCGGGCGACTTCCAACCAGGCTAAAATTTTTGAACCTAACAATGTTGCATCTAACTGGAGCATCAACCCCAAGTTAAAGCCAGACATTCATTCAACCGGAAAACTGGCTTACCCGGGCACTGTAAAGTTTAAAACAGATATTGACTCTATTAGCTTCAAAATAGCGCCAGGAAAATACAAGGATTTTATTGTTCTGCTTAATGGTAAAGATTCCTGTTTTACCAGGATTCAAAGTACCCAGGTGAAAGATTTTAGTAAAATATCTGTAGAAATTCATGACACAATCCCCTTTTTTATCAACCAGTTCAACACTAACTTTCTACCTGTTGTATTGAATGGAACGGACTCGTTGTTACTTAATTTTGATAGCGGAGCAACTGAAATATGTATCACGACTGACGCTTTAAAATCAAAGGTAAAGTCGCGGCCTCAACTTTATAATAACGCTTATGATATACAAATCGGGAACCAAACGTTTAAGAGTAAAATATATGATATATCGATAGCAGGTAACGAAGTGGATGGCTTGCTTGGCTGGAACCTGTTTGATGGGATGATTGTAGAGCTGGATTACGATCATAACAGGATGATTGTTCACTCTAAGATGCCAAGGCAGATTGCGCACGATACCCAATACGCTAAATTCAATATCACATACATTAAGAACAAACCTTTCATTGAAAGTGAAATTTCACAAGGTGGTACCATAAATAAAAGTTTGTTCTTTTTTGATTTAGGCTACCAAAGAGCGGTTATGCTTGACAACGATGCACTCACAGGGGCGCAGTTTCCCACTAATAAAATGCGGCTTATTAAGAAGGTCATAATGCACGGGACGAGGGGCAATGAAGTACCCGTCATCACCTCCAATCTGGAAAGCTTAAAAATAGGAGAATTTCAACTGAAGAACGTTCCGGCGCAAATCATGACTCAAGGTAAGCCGATGCCGGGTGTCAACGTTCATTATTTGGGAAGTGATGTTTTGAAAAGGTTCAACACGGTGCTTGACTTTCAAAAAAACGTGGTCTATCTCAAGCCAAACCATCTTTATGACATTGAATATGCCGACCAAGAGAAAAGAGGCGGATGA
- a CDS encoding S41 family peptidase: protein MKATIFLFWLLFITGFRLKAQVSMPDSVKSFLDKSMDIVQANSINRDSVDWPDLRRLIYQKAAGGKSYEDILLVYPYLFEQIGDHHGALKFKGKSYYWKHSAPYHNQTVIAAVKMYDTVIVKMLSGNIGYILLPGNNDFSAQHIDDDSQKIRDAIAAVDNKNVKGWIIDLRVNTGGNMYQMLAGLGNLLGDGKIGAFVNQHGQQDGIWSIRNGNIYIDSAQASKITSVKREGNKIVPIAVLISGRTASSGEVVAISFVGRKKAVLIGENSAGYTTANQGFIINKDAGLNLAIGFDADRLGYIYKGNISPNILIEGGDDFENLDNDKKVSAARKWILKTR, encoded by the coding sequence ATGAAAGCGACTATTTTCCTGTTTTGGTTATTATTTATTACCGGCTTCCGTCTCAAAGCACAGGTTTCTATGCCTGATAGCGTTAAGTCCTTTTTGGATAAAAGCATGGACATTGTTCAGGCGAATTCAATTAACAGGGATTCTGTAGATTGGCCTGACTTGCGAAGACTCATCTATCAAAAGGCAGCCGGGGGGAAAAGTTATGAAGATATTTTACTTGTCTATCCTTACCTGTTCGAGCAGATCGGAGATCATCATGGGGCATTGAAGTTTAAAGGTAAATCCTATTACTGGAAACATTCAGCTCCCTATCACAACCAAACGGTGATAGCGGCTGTTAAAATGTATGATACCGTTATTGTGAAAATGCTATCTGGAAATATTGGATACATTCTACTACCCGGAAATAACGATTTCAGTGCTCAGCATATCGACGATGACTCACAAAAGATCCGGGATGCAATTGCTGCGGTTGATAACAAAAACGTTAAAGGCTGGATCATTGATCTGCGGGTAAATACAGGGGGTAATATGTACCAGATGTTGGCGGGTCTTGGTAATTTGCTTGGAGATGGAAAGATCGGTGCCTTTGTAAATCAGCACGGGCAACAAGACGGGATATGGAGCATCAGGAATGGTAATATTTATATCGATAGCGCACAGGCCTCCAAGATTACCAGCGTAAAAAGAGAAGGAAACAAAATTGTGCCCATTGCGGTACTGATCAGCGGCCGGACAGCCAGTTCGGGAGAAGTGGTCGCGATCAGTTTCGTTGGCAGGAAGAAAGCGGTTCTTATCGGCGAAAACAGCGCGGGATATACAACCGCCAACCAGGGTTTTATAATCAATAAGGATGCGGGCCTGAATCTCGCTATCGGTTTTGATGCCGACCGTTTGGGATATATTTATAAAGGCAATATCTCTCCCAACATATTAATTGAAGGAGGTGACGATTTTGAAAATCTGGATAACGATAAAAAAGTCAGTGCTGCGCGGAAATGGATTTTGAAAACTAGGTAA